GTAAGCACTATGAAATCGCCGTCGATCAAGACTCCGATCTGCAAAACGACGCCGAACGGGCGGAACTTTATCCCTGCGGCGAGAAGCCGAAGAGCGTTCTGCGCATCCATCGAACGCCGGAAGCGCAGGAATCCGCCTTCGATTTCGAAAGTCCCGCCGTCACGTTCAAGGACGTCGGCGGCCTATCGGATTTGAAAGAGACGATCCGGCGCAAGATCATTCTTCCCTTTCAAAATCCGGAGATTTTTAAAGCCTACGGCAAAAAGACCGGCGGAGGCATCCTGCTCTATGGCCCGCCCGGCTGCGGCAAGACGCACATCGCCCGCGCCACGGCGGGAGAATGCAACGCCCATTTCATCTGCGTGGAAATCAGCGACGTGCTGGATATGTGGTTCGGCGAAAGCGAGAAGCGGCTCAGCGAATTGTTCAACCAGGCGCGCAGCCATACGCCCGCCATTATTTTCTTCGACGAACTGGACGCCATCGGCGGCGTGCGCAACCGGATGCGGGAAACTCCGGGCAAAACGCTCGTCAGCCAATTGCTCGCCGAAATGGACGGATATCAAACGCAAAACGACAACATCCTGGTCATCGGCGCCACCAACGCGCCTTGGCACGTCGACCCGGCGCTGCGGCGTCCGGGACGCTTCGACCGAGTGATTTTCGTTGCCCCGCCGGACTTGCAGGCGCGCGCGGAAATCTTGACTATCCACTCCCGAAACCGCCCGGTGCAGAATGTGGACTTCGTGAAAATCGCCAAGAAATGCGAGGATTTTTCCGGCGCCGACCTGCGGGAGGTTATCGAAAAAGCCTGCGAAGAGGCTATGATGAAAAGCCTCGAATCCAACCAGATCGAACCGGTAACCATGAAGGATTTCGAGAAAGCGGCCGCCTCCCACAAGCCCACGACGAAAGAATGGCTGACGACGGCGAAGAACTACGCCGCCTACGCCAACGACGGCGGCGTCTATGACGAGGTTATGGACTTTTTGAAGAAACGGAAAAAATAGGCGTCAAGAATTGGATTTCACCGCATCAATTCTCGGCTTGTTTATCATCCTCGAATAAACGCTTCATCTCTTCCAATGAGAAGCCTTCTTTATCATTTTGTCTTTGGTAAATATCGCTCAGGTATTGCATCAATTCTTCATTTTGACCAAGCATCATCCTGAAAACGGCAGTTGAAGATAATATAATAGGATGCAAGATGAAGGAAAGAGGATAGATAGAGGGGATAGGGGAGAGGACGAATAGAAATGAATCACCCAGCGGGTGAGAAGGGATTAATACTCTGCGAAGACGAAAAAACCTCGTTGATTGTCGATACGTATTGGGGACGAATCCATGTAGAATGGGACGAGCAAGGGAAGGTGACGGCGTAGGGACAGTTGTCGTTTTATATCGATTTTTTGAAGACGGGGGATTTATTTGATCCCTGGGTCAAGGATTGTCCCTTGACGTATGCGAGTCCCAACGCCCCTACGAAAACCGACGTGTTGGGAATCCTTCTATTGTCGATTCTCTCCGGCCATACGCGCTATGCGCACATCAACGCCATTCGTTTCGATGCGGTCAATCCGGAATTGTTGGGGATGAAGAGAGTGGTAAGCGAGGACTCGGCGCCTCGGGCGTTTCAAGGGGTGGAGGAGGCCGCCTGCGAAAAATGGCTGCAAACCCATTTGCGCCGTGGTTATGAAGCGTTGTTGTACGAGCCGTGGATACTGGACTAGGCAAATCCGGCGCCGGAGGCCAATCGACCCTGATCGTCGTCAACGCCCACAGCAAAACGGCATGGATTCAGAAACGACTGCAATCGTTGGCGGCGTTTCTTCTCGAATTAAAGAGGAATGCAGAGCAGTTGGATTGGCAAGACCGGTGGCGATTGATTTTGAGCTGGGCGTTGCAGAAATTTCTGCAAGGAAAAATACTTGCCCGCCCCAAATGGCTGCCGCAAATGGGCTGAACCGCCAATCAAGCAGGATCGCCAGGAAGGCCTAGAACGGCTTGCGACGGAGAATTCTGCGTCGCAACTGCCGTTTTTAGGATCATTCATCATTCAGGAATATGCTCGCGGTGGATCACCGCATGTTTTCGGATCAAGGGAAGGTTTTCTGGCGCATCTCGCAAGTAAATGACGTATCCGCCCGATTTATGGAGGACTTTGACGTCGTCGTAAATCAAATACCACCCCTTGAATTCGCTGCGCAAGTATAAGTCGAGGGGCTGCCGTTCGTAGCTGATGATAAAGTTGATTTTATATTTGT
The window above is part of the Candidatus Omnitrophota bacterium genome. Proteins encoded here:
- a CDS encoding AAA family ATPase; translation: MNDKSKERLSALTEALRFSPENIPLRKEVAKLCEEMLRWDEAFEHYSFLCGADAANIEHFLGLARCALALARWEKAAAACRAALDKNRRHAQGNYLLYKALKEMGDLETARKHYEIAVDQDSDLQNDAERAELYPCGEKPKSVLRIHRTPEAQESAFDFESPAVTFKDVGGLSDLKETIRRKIILPFQNPEIFKAYGKKTGGGILLYGPPGCGKTHIARATAGECNAHFICVEISDVLDMWFGESEKRLSELFNQARSHTPAIIFFDELDAIGGVRNRMRETPGKTLVSQLLAEMDGYQTQNDNILVIGATNAPWHVDPALRRPGRFDRVIFVAPPDLQARAEILTIHSRNRPVQNVDFVKIAKKCEDFSGADLREVIEKACEEAMMKSLESNQIEPVTMKDFEKAAASHKPTTKEWLTTAKNYAAYANDGGVYDEVMDFLKKRKK